The following coding sequences are from one Epilithonimonas vandammei window:
- a CDS encoding IS1182 family transposase, protein MNFKHYNQNQLVLFPYSFEDLIPENHPVRIVNDILEKVNIDPLLKAYSKEGNPSYHPVMMLKVMVFAYMNNIYSSRKIEKALRENINFMWLSNMSIVDHNTVNRFRTHKLEAAFKNIFSQVVLLLAEEGLVSLKQVFVDGTKIEAQAGRYTFVWANAIKTNKEKMLRQLEELWKYAQSVAKEEDKDPEPPEFKEISKEKIRQTAENINAKLKGSGGKTDSDKKAKAKLNYIKKNFEKNLDKYEAQEAILAERNSYSKTDEDATFMRMKDDHMMNGQLKPAYNAQISTENQIIVNYTIHQQTNDINTLERHLENFEKLFGKKRMEELEELTADAGYGSEQNYELLEQNNITPFVKYNTFDKEQNARYQAKHKIFSKENLHYNGEDDFYVCPMGQKMEKTHESTRKTKTGYPQKLSHYQAKNCDGCPIRGVCHSSKENRSIERNHHLEDYKEKIRKLLNSEKGIKKRKQRSVEVEPVFAHLKHCNNFKRFTLKGLKKVELEFGLHALAHNLRKKVA, encoded by the coding sequence ATGAATTTTAAGCATTACAATCAAAATCAGTTGGTTTTGTTTCCTTATAGTTTTGAGGATTTGATTCCCGAAAATCATCCTGTTCGGATCGTTAATGATATTTTGGAGAAGGTAAACATTGACCCGCTCCTGAAAGCTTACAGCAAAGAAGGAAATCCCAGTTATCATCCCGTGATGATGCTCAAGGTGATGGTTTTTGCGTATATGAACAATATTTATTCATCGCGGAAAATCGAAAAAGCGCTTCGTGAAAACATCAACTTCATGTGGCTCTCCAACATGAGCATCGTGGATCACAATACCGTGAACCGTTTTCGTACCCATAAACTTGAAGCCGCCTTCAAAAATATTTTCTCACAGGTGGTTTTGCTTTTGGCAGAAGAAGGTTTGGTGAGCCTGAAACAGGTGTTTGTAGACGGAACCAAAATTGAAGCACAGGCGGGTCGCTACACTTTTGTCTGGGCAAATGCCATCAAAACCAACAAAGAAAAAATGCTTCGTCAGCTGGAAGAGCTCTGGAAATACGCTCAAAGTGTGGCAAAGGAAGAAGATAAAGACCCTGAACCGCCGGAGTTCAAAGAGATCAGCAAAGAAAAAATCCGGCAAACGGCAGAAAATATCAATGCCAAATTAAAAGGCAGCGGGGGTAAAACCGATTCCGACAAAAAAGCCAAAGCCAAACTGAATTACATTAAAAAAAATTTTGAAAAAAACCTCGATAAATACGAAGCTCAGGAAGCTATTTTAGCAGAGCGGAATTCCTACAGCAAGACCGATGAAGATGCTACTTTCATGAGAATGAAGGACGATCACATGATGAATGGACAGCTCAAACCGGCTTATAATGCACAGATTTCCACAGAGAATCAAATCATCGTCAATTATACCATCCATCAGCAAACCAATGATATCAATACTTTGGAGCGCCATTTGGAAAATTTTGAGAAATTGTTTGGTAAAAAAAGAATGGAAGAGTTGGAAGAACTCACTGCTGATGCGGGGTACGGAAGCGAGCAGAACTACGAATTATTGGAACAGAACAATATTACACCATTTGTAAAATACAATACTTTCGACAAAGAGCAGAATGCCCGTTATCAGGCGAAACACAAGATTTTCAGCAAAGAAAATCTGCATTACAACGGGGAAGACGATTTTTACGTTTGTCCGATGGGACAAAAGATGGAAAAAACGCACGAAAGCACGCGCAAAACCAAGACCGGTTATCCTCAAAAGCTCTCCCATTATCAGGCTAAAAACTGCGATGGATGCCCAATTAGAGGCGTTTGCCACAGTTCCAAAGAAAACCGAAGCATCGAACGGAACCATCATTTGGAAGATTACAAAGAGAAAATACGAAAACTTTTAAACAGTGAAAAAGGCATTAAAAAAAGAAAACAACGCTCGGTTGAAGTAGAACCTGTGTTTGCACATCTCAAACATTGCAATAATTTTAAGCGGTTTACCCTCAAAGGTCTGAAAAAAGTAGAATTGGAGTTCGGTTTACACGCTTTAGCACACAATCTAAGAAAGAAAGTTGCCTAA
- a CDS encoding lysophospholipid acyltransferase family protein gives MAKKNIFTDSFGNIYVLKRIIIFILGLVSYRRFNGFNKLKITGTENLTDLPDTNVLFVSNHQTYFADVAAMYHAFCAVNNGYHNTIKNPVYLLNPKVDFYYVAAEETMNKGILARIFKIAGAVTVKRTWRAEGQNVNRMVDLTEVENIMKALDNGWVITFPQGTTSAFAQGRKGTAKLIKNQRPTVIPIKIDGFRRAFDKKGLKIKVTGVKPTMEFKPALDIDYDNESATEILDKIMHAIEQTPEHNLLHEYDAKQKEIKSQSQQ, from the coding sequence ATGGCAAAAAAAAATATTTTTACTGATTCTTTCGGAAATATCTACGTCCTTAAAAGGATTATTATTTTCATTCTAGGGTTAGTATCTTACAGGAGATTCAACGGTTTTAATAAACTGAAGATTACCGGAACAGAAAATCTTACCGATTTGCCGGACACCAATGTTCTTTTCGTGTCTAATCACCAGACTTATTTTGCTGATGTTGCCGCGATGTATCATGCATTTTGCGCGGTGAATAACGGCTACCATAATACGATTAAAAACCCTGTTTATCTGCTGAATCCGAAAGTAGATTTTTATTACGTAGCAGCAGAAGAAACAATGAACAAAGGAATCCTGGCGAGAATTTTCAAGATTGCCGGCGCAGTTACAGTCAAAAGAACTTGGAGAGCTGAAGGTCAAAATGTGAACAGGATGGTAGACCTCACCGAAGTTGAAAACATTATGAAAGCCTTGGATAACGGTTGGGTTATTACGTTTCCTCAAGGAACGACTTCTGCTTTTGCCCAGGGAAGAAAAGGAACCGCAAAATTGATTAAAAATCAAAGACCAACGGTTATTCCTATCAAAATCGATGGATTCCGCAGAGCTTTTGACAAGAAAGGGTTGAAAATCAAAGTAACTGGCGTGAAACCAACTATGGAGTTTAAACCTGCATTGGATATTGATTATGACAATGAGTCCGCAACGGAGATTCTGGACAAAATAATGCACGCTATCGAACAAACTCCGGAACATAACCTGCTCCACGAATACGACGCCAAACAAAAAGAGATAAAATCTCAATCTCAACAATAG
- a CDS encoding NUDIX hydrolase: MQIFGKDLLRDIKNAELLGENAHKIYSPPYRPVFSYEDILTRNPKLAAVNILLYLKDNEWHFPLIVRSINENDRHSGQISLPGGKREKEDLDFAYTAKRETSEELGIDEHYVRIIREMSPIYIPPSNFYVHSFVSYTKKNPEFFLQETEAVELIEFPISSLLSLPNQPKIMALPSTKGYEVPVIDFNGYIIWGATSMILSEFSNLLKNV, translated from the coding sequence ATGCAGATTTTCGGAAAAGATTTACTCAGAGATATTAAAAATGCAGAATTGTTGGGCGAAAATGCACACAAAATTTATTCGCCGCCGTATCGTCCTGTTTTCAGTTACGAAGATATTCTGACGAGAAATCCAAAACTGGCAGCTGTCAATATTTTACTTTATCTTAAAGATAATGAATGGCATTTTCCTTTGATTGTCAGAAGCATCAATGAAAATGATAGACATAGTGGACAGATCTCATTACCTGGCGGAAAAAGAGAAAAAGAAGACCTGGATTTTGCTTACACAGCCAAACGGGAAACTTCAGAAGAATTGGGAATTGATGAACATTACGTGAGAATCATCCGCGAGATGTCTCCGATTTATATCCCACCAAGTAATTTCTATGTTCATTCATTTGTATCATACACCAAGAAAAATCCGGAATTCTTTTTACAGGAAACCGAAGCTGTTGAATTGATAGAATTCCCGATTTCATCTTTACTTAGTCTTCCGAACCAGCCAAAAATAATGGCTTTACCATCTACGAAAGGTTATGAAGTGCCTGTGATCGATTTCAATGGATACATCATTTGGGGAGCTACTTCAATGATTCTGAGTGAATTCAGCAACTTGTTAAAAAATGTTTAA
- a CDS encoding TolC family protein, whose amino-acid sequence MFRKVFCISLLSVGVFGFSQKKWTIQECVDYAIRNNLQVQAQMYNKDVQTKNLEMAKKEYLPSVSGTINNNANFGQTLVGTSSIRNDSYYNGANVGASMLVYNNGRLEKSIRKTGFDVEASLQDVETIKNNIALQIAQQYLNVMLNREIKKISESAMDSAQKLYDRAKITTEVGTTAQTVLAESTASLAREKQNVKTAQINIDKALFAMAQLLQLQDYKTFDVVDIPVPDKLAPQSESVEEVLNMAYTSQPVVKAAEIRIKAAEAQTEVVRTNFYPTITANAAIGSFYNNLLNKNTLGYQQDPVTGALTPIMERNFFQQYSDNFGQQLSLSANIPIFNKGITKLQVEQTKINETLAKNNLEQQKFQLKQDIQQAQFNADSNFEVYTSAVEAEKSTKLALDFAEKSYEAGRSTIYDVTMARNNYANAQGSVAQAKYNYLFSIKVLDFYAGRGINL is encoded by the coding sequence ATGTTCAGAAAAGTATTTTGCATTTCGCTTTTGTCAGTCGGGGTTTTTGGGTTTTCCCAGAAGAAATGGACCATCCAAGAATGTGTGGATTATGCAATCAGGAATAACCTTCAGGTTCAGGCACAGATGTACAACAAAGATGTGCAGACGAAAAACCTGGAAATGGCAAAAAAGGAATATCTGCCTTCGGTTTCCGGAACGATCAACAACAATGCGAATTTTGGTCAGACCCTCGTTGGAACCAGCAGCATCCGGAATGACAGCTATTACAACGGCGCTAATGTGGGCGCCAGCATGCTGGTGTACAACAACGGAAGATTGGAAAAAAGTATCAGGAAAACAGGTTTCGATGTGGAAGCAAGCTTGCAAGATGTTGAGACTATCAAAAATAATATTGCACTGCAAATTGCCCAGCAATACCTAAATGTGATGCTGAACAGGGAAATCAAAAAAATCTCTGAAAGTGCGATGGACAGTGCCCAGAAGCTGTATGACCGTGCTAAAATCACCACGGAAGTAGGAACTACAGCGCAGACGGTTTTGGCAGAATCTACAGCATCTTTGGCAAGAGAAAAACAGAATGTAAAAACGGCTCAAATTAATATTGATAAAGCTTTGTTTGCGATGGCTCAACTCCTTCAACTGCAGGATTATAAAACCTTTGATGTGGTGGATATTCCTGTTCCTGACAAGTTAGCACCACAATCGGAATCTGTAGAAGAAGTTCTGAATATGGCCTACACTTCTCAGCCTGTTGTAAAAGCTGCCGAAATCCGAATCAAAGCCGCGGAAGCCCAAACCGAAGTGGTGAGAACCAACTTTTATCCTACCATAACTGCCAATGCAGCAATTGGAAGTTTTTACAATAATCTTTTGAATAAAAATACGCTCGGGTATCAGCAAGATCCTGTAACCGGCGCATTGACACCGATTATGGAGAGAAATTTTTTCCAACAATATAGTGACAACTTCGGACAACAGTTAAGTTTATCTGCCAACATACCGATTTTCAATAAAGGGATTACAAAGTTACAAGTGGAGCAGACAAAAATCAATGAAACGCTAGCTAAAAATAATCTTGAACAGCAAAAGTTCCAGCTAAAACAGGACATCCAGCAAGCGCAGTTCAATGCAGATTCTAACTTTGAGGTTTACACTTCTGCGGTTGAGGCGGAAAAAAGCACCAAACTGGCGTTAGATTTTGCTGAGAAAAGTTATGAAGCCGGACGTTCTACAATATATGATGTAACAATGGCCAGAAATAATTATGCGAATGCCCAAGGTTCTGTGGCGCAGGCCAAATATAATTATCTGTTCAGCATCAAGGTTTTGGATTTTTATGCGGGGCGCGGGATTAATCTTTAA
- a CDS encoding ABC transporter ATP-binding protein encodes MLKIEDLNKSYDTGKSKLHVLKGINLNIEQGEFVSIMGSSGSGKSTLLNIIGILDEADSGIYELDGFPIKHLTEVKAAEYRSRFLGFIFQSFNLINYKTALENVALPLYYQNVSRKERTKKAEEYLEKVGLRQWAEHLPSELSGGQKQRIAIARALITDPKLILADEPTGALDSKTTHDIMKLLQDINNEGKTIVVVTHEPDVAAQTKRNVVLKDGRIESDEFIKQIVL; translated from the coding sequence ATTCTGAAAATCGAAGACCTCAACAAATCTTATGATACGGGAAAAAGCAAACTGCACGTGCTGAAAGGCATCAACCTGAATATTGAGCAGGGCGAGTTTGTTTCCATTATGGGAAGTTCCGGGTCCGGAAAATCAACATTGCTCAATATTATCGGGATTCTGGACGAAGCAGATTCCGGTATTTATGAACTAGACGGTTTTCCAATAAAACACCTTACAGAAGTAAAAGCCGCCGAGTATAGAAGCCGTTTTCTTGGGTTTATTTTTCAGTCTTTCAATTTGATTAATTATAAAACAGCTCTGGAAAATGTGGCACTTCCTCTATATTATCAAAACGTTTCCAGAAAAGAGAGGACTAAGAAAGCAGAGGAATACCTGGAAAAAGTAGGATTGAGACAATGGGCAGAACATCTTCCAAGTGAACTTTCCGGAGGACAGAAACAAAGAATTGCCATTGCAAGAGCACTCATCACAGATCCGAAACTTATTCTGGCAGATGAGCCAACCGGAGCATTGGATTCTAAAACCACTCACGATATTATGAAGCTGCTACAGGATATCAATAATGAGGGTAAAACCATTGTTGTCGTAACGCACGAACCGGATGTTGCCGCACAAACCAAAAGAAATGTTGTGTTGAAAGACGGCAGAATTGAAAGCGACGAATTCATTAAACAAATAGTATTGTAA
- a CDS encoding alpha/beta hydrolase family protein, with amino-acid sequence MKRVFKIVTIVLSVILVLYLISIPYLRSKNMVKESVFYTPTKYDESRVFNQLDEKYLTNISKDSVLITAKKFIGTRQVDSMKLNGTMIKRDFKDLLQNSKSEFYTITPSSFKNVGIFMLGNQFNVFNMLDDLTELAKKNNTKIYVITYNGNGYSEGKADFSTQFKINQKFYDYIKSSNKVDFVAGHSLGTVFATKLGVDNNIPKLALLAPASNIDDVADYFKNLAPFWARPYFNFNEIKESEFAKMGNSSENIKHYKGQLILLHGTKDTNLPFTMSEKLYNNYPNKSKTLIKIENGDHYASLTKDNWNKLIAILK; translated from the coding sequence ATGAAAAGAGTTTTTAAAATTGTTACAATTGTCTTGTCGGTTATATTGGTCTTATACCTTATTTCGATTCCTTATTTGAGGTCTAAAAATATGGTGAAGGAAAGCGTTTTCTATACTCCAACCAAATACGATGAAAGTAGGGTTTTTAATCAACTAGATGAAAAATATTTGACCAATATCAGCAAGGATTCTGTTCTTATCACAGCCAAAAAATTTATCGGTACCAGGCAAGTTGATTCTATGAAGCTTAATGGGACAATGATAAAACGGGATTTCAAGGATTTGCTTCAAAATTCCAAATCTGAATTTTATACTATTACTCCAAGTTCATTCAAAAATGTTGGGATTTTTATGTTGGGAAATCAGTTCAATGTTTTCAATATGCTTGATGATTTAACTGAGCTGGCGAAAAAAAATAATACGAAAATATATGTCATCACCTATAATGGAAATGGATATTCTGAAGGAAAAGCTGATTTTTCTACTCAGTTCAAAATCAATCAAAAGTTTTATGACTATATAAAATCCAGTAATAAGGTGGATTTTGTAGCCGGACATTCTTTAGGAACTGTTTTTGCGACAAAATTAGGAGTCGATAATAACATTCCAAAATTGGCATTGTTAGCTCCGGCTTCCAATATTGATGATGTTGCAGATTATTTTAAAAATCTGGCTCCTTTTTGGGCGAGACCTTATTTTAATTTTAATGAGATTAAAGAATCTGAATTTGCTAAAATGGGGAATAGTTCAGAAAATATAAAACATTATAAAGGTCAATTGATATTATTACACGGCACGAAAGATACAAATTTGCCTTTCACGATGTCGGAGAAATTATATAATAATTATCCTAATAAAAGTAAAACTTTAATCAAAATAGAAAATGGAGACCATTATGCTTCATTGACAAAAGATAATTGGAATAAGTTAATCGCAATTCTAAAGTAG
- a CDS encoding ABC transporter permease produces the protein MFDLDRWQEIFSSIRSNVLRTVLSGFTVALGLFIFIVLFGIGNGLNNSFSKAFMRDATNLIMVFAGKTTLPYAGLQSDRQISFNNSDFDAIEKESGDKIEYGSPRYTSNLTVKYGKESGNYQINGVLADEKLLENRTMIDGRYINQLDNERKQNVASIGRMVWRDLIRDGNPIGKDLEINGTMFKVVGVFSDPGGDWDERHISVPLSTLQQMKKGSDTISTIMLSYNQKLTPDQAVEYGQEIEKTIRKRHQISPDDQQGVFVNNNASNTKDSFAFLFVITAVVGFIGLGTLLAGIIGISNIMVYIVKERTKEIGVRKAIGAKPRGIVALILQESIVITVISGIIGVGLGLLALKLIGNSLEDYFISEPSVGWGLILVAFFCLVISGAIAGFVPAYRASKIKPIEALRAE, from the coding sequence ATGTTTGATTTAGACCGCTGGCAGGAGATTTTTAGTTCCATTCGCAGTAATGTATTGCGGACGGTGCTTTCTGGTTTCACAGTGGCGCTCGGTCTGTTTATATTCATTGTTTTGTTCGGGATTGGTAATGGTCTGAACAATTCGTTTTCCAAAGCATTTATGAGAGATGCAACCAATCTGATTATGGTTTTTGCTGGTAAAACAACATTGCCATACGCAGGTCTGCAGTCAGACAGGCAGATTTCATTCAATAATTCAGATTTCGATGCTATTGAAAAGGAAAGTGGTGATAAAATAGAATATGGCTCACCAAGATATACATCCAACCTCACGGTCAAGTATGGAAAAGAAAGCGGCAATTATCAGATAAACGGTGTTTTAGCTGATGAAAAGTTACTAGAAAACCGAACAATGATAGACGGCCGATACATCAACCAATTGGATAACGAGCGGAAGCAGAATGTAGCATCTATCGGTAGAATGGTTTGGCGTGATTTGATTCGTGATGGAAATCCTATTGGGAAAGATTTAGAAATCAACGGAACGATGTTTAAAGTAGTGGGCGTATTTTCGGATCCCGGCGGTGACTGGGATGAGCGTCATATTTCGGTGCCATTATCCACACTTCAGCAGATGAAAAAAGGGTCTGACACAATCAGTACCATTATGTTGTCCTATAACCAGAAGCTAACACCAGATCAGGCGGTAGAATATGGTCAAGAGATTGAAAAAACCATCAGAAAAAGACATCAGATTTCACCGGACGATCAGCAGGGGGTTTTTGTTAATAATAATGCTTCTAATACTAAAGATTCATTTGCATTTTTGTTTGTAATAACAGCAGTTGTAGGATTCATTGGACTTGGGACTTTGTTGGCGGGAATCATAGGTATCAGTAATATTATGGTTTATATTGTGAAAGAAAGAACCAAAGAAATAGGCGTTAGAAAAGCAATTGGCGCAAAGCCGAGAGGAATTGTTGCCCTGATTTTACAGGAAAGTATTGTTATTACCGTCATATCAGGAATCATAGGTGTTGGACTGGGTCTTTTGGCTTTGAAGCTTATTGGCAATAGCTTGGAAGACTATTTTATATCCGAACCGTCAGTAGGCTGGGGATTGATATTAGTCGCATTTTTCTGTTTAGTTATTTCCGGTGCTATTGCAGGATTTGTACCGGCTTACCGTGCATCGAAAATAAAACCGATTGAAGCGCTGAGAGCAGAATAA
- a CDS encoding ABC transporter permease: MNILFKRDTWQEIYYSLRNNKLRTFLTMIGVGWGMFLYVSLLGAAKGMENGFNKLFSGFATNSIFLWAQSTNIPFEGFPKGRAMQLHLKDIEYLQKKIPQIDYISPQSVRGNFGTPGDQISRNGKKNTYMITGDFPVGNQISKKKLLFGRYINDADIAGRKNIIVIGEEVYKNLFDAKKNENPIGKSVSLKGVFFTVIGVFRVAKGGGMENDRSAYIPFSTYSGLYNEGDKVGFLAIVGKPDADVSVIEDKVKQELKIINHVSPEDTNAFGSFNLAKEFKKLTGFLTGMQLLTIIVGTLTILAGVIAISNILLITVKERTKEIGIRRALGAKPSEVRNQILLESVVITLSSGLLGFLGGIFLLMILNIATMNNDSFPFYNPTVDYSNVFTAMGIMIFLGLIIGLIPAQRAVKIRPIEALRTE; the protein is encoded by the coding sequence GTGAATATACTTTTTAAAAGAGATACCTGGCAAGAGATTTATTATTCCCTTCGGAATAATAAGCTAAGGACGTTCCTGACCATGATAGGCGTGGGCTGGGGTATGTTTTTATATGTCAGTCTTTTGGGTGCGGCAAAAGGTATGGAAAACGGATTCAATAAACTGTTTTCAGGTTTTGCTACCAACTCTATATTTCTTTGGGCTCAGAGTACCAATATTCCGTTTGAAGGTTTTCCAAAGGGAAGAGCAATGCAGCTCCATCTGAAAGATATTGAATATTTGCAAAAGAAAATTCCTCAGATTGATTACATCTCGCCTCAGAGTGTGAGAGGAAACTTCGGAACGCCAGGCGACCAGATTTCCAGGAACGGAAAAAAAAATACTTATATGATTACAGGCGATTTTCCGGTTGGGAATCAGATATCAAAAAAGAAATTATTGTTTGGTAGATATATTAATGATGCTGATATTGCTGGTAGAAAAAATATCATTGTAATAGGAGAGGAGGTTTATAAAAATCTTTTCGATGCCAAGAAAAATGAAAACCCCATAGGGAAATCAGTCAGCCTCAAAGGGGTTTTCTTTACCGTAATTGGCGTTTTTCGTGTGGCAAAAGGTGGCGGAATGGAGAATGACCGTTCTGCTTACATTCCTTTTTCTACCTATTCAGGTTTGTATAATGAAGGAGATAAAGTTGGTTTTCTGGCGATTGTAGGAAAGCCGGATGCGGACGTTTCTGTGATTGAAGACAAGGTGAAACAGGAGCTTAAAATCATCAACCACGTTTCACCGGAAGATACCAATGCTTTTGGAAGTTTCAATCTGGCAAAAGAATTTAAAAAGCTGACCGGTTTCCTTACCGGGATGCAATTACTAACCATTATTGTAGGGACACTAACAATTTTGGCAGGCGTTATCGCCATATCCAATATCCTTTTGATTACAGTAAAAGAAAGAACGAAGGAAATCGGGATCAGAAGAGCGCTGGGCGCCAAACCTTCCGAAGTCCGGAATCAGATTTTGCTGGAAAGCGTTGTCATTACCTTGTCTTCTGGTTTGCTGGGTTTTTTAGGCGGAATTTTTCTGCTGATGATCCTGAATATTGCAACAATGAATAACGACTCATTCCCTTTTTATAACCCCACTGTAGATTACAGCAACGTTTTCACAGCAATGGGAATTATGATTTTCCTGGGACTGATTATTGGGTTGATTCCTGCGCAAAGAGCGGTTAAGATCAGGCCAATTGAAGCATTGAGGACAGAATAA
- a CDS encoding efflux RND transporter periplasmic adaptor subunit, translating into MEKKKLTFKKVISIILGLVFVLAVVFGIGYLIKSNSKENEVFLTRKPVIKNLDDKVMATGKIEPREEIEIKPNISGIIQSISVKEGDKVEAGQLLATIRIVPNVTDVNNATMQINNSQIQLANAKINVDNQQKQFAMQEKLYKQGVISKQEYIAAQQQLQTTLQQQKLASQQLNAAQKQLQIVRTGATPELQSMATTQIRAKAAGTVLEIPVKVGGQVIEANSFNPGTTICSIADLNSLIFKGKIDEAQAGKLKEGMDMNVVIGALQNKSFPGKVTLIAPKGTEESGTIKFNVEGNVTNPKGEYIRAGFSANGEVLLSSQKNALLLDESLIQYDKGNNKSFVEVKQPNGSFKKTYVKLGASDGINVQILSGIDKNADVKVWNPSDKDKEELKEKSKK; encoded by the coding sequence ATGGAAAAGAAAAAATTGACATTCAAAAAAGTGATTTCCATCATTCTAGGTTTGGTTTTCGTGCTGGCAGTAGTTTTCGGGATCGGCTACCTCATTAAATCCAATTCCAAAGAAAATGAAGTGTTTCTCACCAGAAAACCAGTGATTAAGAATCTGGACGATAAAGTGATGGCAACCGGAAAAATAGAACCGCGTGAGGAAATTGAAATCAAACCGAATATTTCTGGGATTATTCAAAGCATCAGCGTGAAAGAAGGTGATAAAGTAGAAGCTGGCCAGTTGCTGGCTACCATCAGAATTGTCCCGAATGTGACAGATGTGAATAATGCCACTATGCAGATCAATAATTCACAAATCCAGCTGGCCAATGCCAAAATCAACGTAGATAATCAGCAGAAACAGTTTGCAATGCAAGAGAAGCTATACAAACAAGGCGTGATCTCTAAACAGGAATATATCGCAGCCCAGCAACAGTTGCAGACCACGTTGCAACAGCAGAAATTGGCTAGTCAGCAGCTGAATGCTGCTCAGAAACAGCTGCAGATTGTAAGAACGGGCGCTACACCAGAACTTCAAAGTATGGCGACTACTCAGATTCGTGCGAAAGCTGCTGGAACTGTGCTGGAAATTCCGGTAAAAGTTGGTGGACAGGTTATTGAGGCTAACTCATTCAATCCCGGCACTACTATCTGTTCCATTGCGGATCTGAATTCTTTGATTTTTAAAGGTAAAATAGACGAAGCTCAAGCTGGAAAACTTAAAGAAGGGATGGATATGAATGTAGTGATTGGTGCACTTCAAAATAAATCTTTCCCCGGAAAAGTAACACTGATTGCTCCAAAAGGAACGGAAGAAAGCGGAACAATCAAATTTAACGTGGAAGGAAATGTTACCAATCCAAAAGGAGAATACATTAGAGCAGGATTCAGTGCAAACGGTGAGGTTCTACTAAGCTCACAGAAAAATGCATTACTTTTGGACGAATCTCTGATTCAGTATGATAAAGGTAATAACAAATCTTTTGTGGAAGTAAAACAACCAAACGGAAGTTTCAAAAAAACGTATGTAAAGCTGGGGGCAAGTGACGGTATCAATGTTCAGATCCTTTCAGGAATTGATAAAAATGCTGACGTTAAAGTTTGGAATCCTTCTGATAAGGATAAAGAGGAGCTAAAGGAGAAGAGTAAAAAATAA